From Scytonema millei VB511283, the proteins below share one genomic window:
- a CDS encoding tetratricopeptide repeat protein, with protein MYHQKFELAKNYLQKLLQLAADYKYGDASLAYCKTLLALQDTETAQLELRQHVKIWNHPEAYILLGRILIQRDNLQEARNYLETIITRVKGSTHFHYKRNRRFIGQAEKILREICKS; from the coding sequence ATGTATCATCAAAAATTCGAGCTAGCTAAGAATTATCTGCAAAAACTTCTTCAGCTAGCAGCAGATTATAAATATGGCGATGCTTCTTTAGCATATTGTAAAACTCTTTTGGCTTTACAAGATACTGAAACTGCACAATTAGAACTCAGACAGCATGTCAAAATTTGGAACCATCCAGAAGCATATATTTTATTAGGTAGAATTTTAATTCAACGAGATAATCTTCAAGAAGCACGAAATTATTTAGAGACGATAATTACTAGAGTCAAAGGCTCTACACATTTTCACTACAAACGCAATCGTCGCTTTATTGGGCAAGCAGAAAAGATATTGAGGGAAATTTGTAAGTCGTAA